Proteins from a single region of Amblyomma americanum isolate KBUSLIRL-KWMA chromosome 10, ASM5285725v1, whole genome shotgun sequence:
- the LOC144106841 gene encoding astacin-like metalloprotease toxin 5 isoform X1, which produces MLFQAASWIRLLFLSSVAWQVLAAPSAHQPDTGNRILEEEGLFEGDIQLPEGISEDRATVPEKAKLWPNGVIPYSIHKSSAGEAGAIRRAMASIEAVSCLRFVNRRKEDADYLLIYRGPVCSSFIGRQGGRQKLSLGAGCYDRSTIVHELMHAAGFFHEHTRSDRDEYVDIFEENVKEGKMHNFKKLQPHQNRLITGFDTQSVMLYGSKSFSRAPGLLTMLTKDGKRLPEVYNKKGLSSNDARRIRILYKCAK; this is translated from the exons ATGCTTTTCCAGGCAGCATCATGGATTCGGCTCCTCTTTCTGTCGTCAGTGGCGTGGCAGGTGCTCGCAGCTCCCTCAGCTCATCAGCCGGACACAG GCAACCGCATCTTGGAAGAAGAGGGGCTATTCGAGGGAGATATTCAGCTGCCCGAAGGGATCTCGGAAGAC AGGGCAACGGTTCCCGAAAAGGCGAAGCTTTGGCCTAACGGTGTCATCCCTTACTCCATCCACAAAAGTTCAG CCGGAGAAGCAGGCGCCATTCGAAGAGCGATGGCATCGATTGAAGCCGTCAGCTGCCTGCGCTTTGTGAACCGCAGGAAGGAGGACGCCGACTACCTCTTAATCTACAGGGGACCAGT CTGCTCCTCGTTTATCGGCCGCCAGGGTGGGAGGCAGAAGCTGTCTCTGGGCGCCGGCTGCTACGACAGGAGCACAATTGTGCACGAGTTGATGCACGCTGCCGGCTTCTTCCACGAGCACACGCGCTCCGACAGGGACGAGTACGTGGACATCTTCGAAGAAAACGTGAAGGAGG GCAAAATGCACAACTTCAAAAAGCTGCAGCCGCATCAGAACCGACTGATCACAGGATTTGACACTCAGTCGGTCATGCTGTACGGCTCTAAGTCCTTCTCCCGTGCGCCAGGCCTGCTAACCATGCTGACCAAGGACGGGAAGCGGCTGCCTGAGGTCTACAACAAAAAGGGACTCAGTTCCAACGATGCACGCCGCATCCGCATCCTTTACAAATGTGCCAAGTGA
- the LOC144106841 gene encoding astacin-like metalloprotease toxin 5 isoform X2, translating to MLFQAASWIRLLFLSSVAWQVLAAPSAHQPDTGNRILEEEGLFEGDIQLPEGISEDRATVPEKAKLWPNGVIPYSIHRSSAGEAGAIRRAMASIEAVSCLRFVNRRKEDADYLLIYRGPVCSSFIGRQGGRQKLSLGAGCYDRSTIVHELMHAAGFFHEHTRSDRDEYVDIFEENVKKGKMHNFKKLQPRQNRLITGFDIQSVMLYGSKSFSRAPGLLTMLTKDGKQLPEVYNKKGLSSNDARRIRILYKCAK from the exons ATGCTTTTCCAGGCAGCATCATGGATTCGGCTCCTCTTTCTGTCGTCAGTGGCGTGGCAGGTGCTCGCAGCTCCCTCAGCTCATCAGCCGGACACAG GCAACCGCATCTTGGAAGAAGAGGGGCTATTCGAAGGAGATATTCAGCTGCCCGAAGGGATCTCGGAAGAC AGGGCAACGGTTCCCGAAAAGGCGAAGCTTTGGCCTAACGGTGTCATCCCTTACTCCATCCACAGAAGTTCAG CCGGAGAAGCAGGCGCCATTCGAAGAGCGATGGCATCGATTGAAGCCGTCAGCTGCCTGCGCTTTGTGAACCGCAGGAAGGAGGACGCCGACTACCTCTTAATCTACAGGGGACCAGT CTGCTCCTCGTTCATCGGCCGCCAGGGTGGGAGGCAGAAGCTGTCTCTGGGCGCCGGCTGCTACGACAGGAGCACAATTGTGCACGAGTTGATGCACGCTGCCGGCTTCTTCCACGAGCACACGCGCTCCGACAGGGACGAGTACGTGGACATCTTCGAAGAAAACGTGAAGAAGG GCAAAATGCACAACTTCAAGAAGCTGCAGCCGCGTCAGAACCGACTGATCACAGGATTTGACATTCAGTCGGTCATGCTGTACGGCTCTAAGTCCTTCTCCCGTGCGCCAGGCCTGCTAACCATGCTGACCAAGGACGGGAAGCAGCTGCCTGAGGTCTACAACAAGAAGGGACTCAGTTCCAACGATGCACGCCGCATCCGCATCCTTTACAAATGTGCCAAGTGA